In Bythopirellula goksoeyrii, a single window of DNA contains:
- a CDS encoding PEP-CTERM sorting domain-containing protein, whose amino-acid sequence MSSVIFVCKQLKKMVVVLSAVSLMGGVANANLLSNGDFNSPNSTAPPDSWNLWTFGGGWANHEFPMLVDNGQDNTGNYDGSYQMSLGGFENAGGGVYQIVAATAGTEYQLSVDAGAQAWWLPTGEVRLFFLDAADAELASTVIKTTDSIHDPDIYDVGVVYQPWSLSATAPAGTTQAKVEFANPNGTGSAWFDNASLTVVPEPASLALAGLASVALLCGSRRRDR is encoded by the coding sequence ATGAGTTCGGTAATCTTTGTCTGCAAACAATTGAAGAAGATGGTGGTAGTCTTGTCGGCTGTCAGTCTCATGGGTGGCGTTGCGAATGCCAACCTCCTTTCGAATGGAGATTTTAATTCACCCAACAGCACTGCTCCTCCAGACTCTTGGAATCTCTGGACGTTCGGTGGCGGATGGGCCAATCATGAATTCCCAATGCTGGTGGATAATGGCCAGGATAATACGGGGAACTACGATGGCTCCTATCAGATGTCTCTCGGCGGCTTCGAGAACGCTGGCGGGGGAGTCTATCAGATCGTAGCGGCCACGGCGGGAACCGAGTATCAGCTTTCAGTGGATGCCGGGGCGCAAGCGTGGTGGCTTCCTACTGGAGAAGTCCGATTGTTTTTCTTGGATGCTGCTGACGCTGAACTGGCGTCAACCGTGATCAAGACTACCGACAGCATCCATGATCCAGACATTTATGACGTAGGCGTTGTCTATCAGCCCTGGAGCCTTTCGGCCACTGCACCTGCCGGAACAACGCAGGCGAAGGTCGAGTTTGCGAATCCGAATGGAACCGGTTCGGCTTGGTTTGATAACGCCTCGCTAACGGTCGTTCCCGAGCCAGCTTCGTTAGCGCTTGCCGGTTTGGCTAGTGTTGCCCTGCTGTGTGGGTCGCGTCGCAGGGATCGGTAA